The following are from one region of the Hymenobacter sp. YIM 151858-1 genome:
- a CDS encoding ABC transporter substrate-binding protein, with translation MNPLFSPPALFRRRQHLGRSLALPVLALLSACGAADKPADERRVFRYNQPEALTSLDPAFSRNQANIWAVTQLYNGLVELNDSLRPAPALARRYDISPDGRRYTFVLRPGVRFHDSEVFPGGKGREVKAHDVVYSFRRILDKPTASPGGWIFRGKVLENAQGEPSDTAFVAPNDSTVRIYLKEPFIPFLGILTMPYAYVVPREAVERYGKDFREHPVGTGPFVFRRWDEGSAIVYHRNPNYWRRDAKGKQLPYLDAVQISFISDRKSEFLTFQQGKLDFLSGIRAGSRDLILYPNGQLREDFAGKFRFEKVPYLNTEYLGIQQDATNLRGDADQPALRDRRVRQALNYALNKPELLAYFLNNVGVPGHSGFVPSSLPSFSQQAVPGYTYQPEKARQLLREAGYGPGKPLRLRLSTVADTKEISEYLQKKWAEVGVQVQIDVNQSAAHQEMVDNGRAAFFTKSWLGDYPDAENYLALFYSANFSPAGPNKTHYKNPEYDRLYEQAKLERDDRRRWELYQAMDRLVVRDVPVIPLYYDQVVRLTQNNVHGLTPNPMNQLVLERVWKD, from the coding sequence GAGGCCCTTACCTCGCTCGACCCGGCGTTTTCCCGCAATCAGGCCAACATTTGGGCCGTTACGCAGCTCTACAACGGCTTGGTAGAGCTGAACGACTCGCTGCGCCCCGCCCCTGCCCTGGCCCGCCGCTACGATATTTCGCCCGATGGCCGACGCTACACCTTTGTGCTGCGCCCGGGTGTGCGTTTCCACGATTCGGAGGTATTTCCGGGGGGCAAGGGCCGCGAGGTAAAGGCCCACGACGTGGTTTACTCTTTCCGCCGCATCCTCGACAAGCCCACGGCCAGCCCCGGCGGCTGGATTTTCCGGGGTAAGGTGCTCGAAAACGCCCAGGGCGAACCATCGGATACCGCCTTTGTGGCCCCCAACGACTCTACGGTGCGCATCTACCTCAAGGAGCCGTTCATTCCGTTTCTGGGTATCCTCACGATGCCCTATGCCTACGTGGTGCCGCGCGAGGCCGTGGAGCGCTACGGCAAAGACTTTCGGGAGCACCCGGTGGGCACCGGCCCTTTCGTGTTCCGGCGCTGGGACGAGGGCTCGGCCATTGTGTACCACCGCAACCCCAACTACTGGCGGCGCGATGCCAAGGGCAAGCAGCTCCCTTACCTCGACGCGGTGCAAATCAGCTTTATTTCTGACCGCAAATCGGAGTTTCTGACGTTTCAGCAGGGCAAGCTCGATTTCCTGTCGGGCATTCGGGCCGGCTCGCGCGATTTGATTTTGTACCCCAACGGCCAGCTGCGCGAAGACTTTGCGGGCAAGTTCCGCTTCGAGAAGGTGCCCTATTTGAACACCGAGTACTTAGGGATTCAGCAGGATGCCACCAACCTGCGCGGCGACGCCGACCAGCCGGCCCTGCGCGACCGGCGCGTGCGGCAGGCGCTTAACTACGCCCTCAACAAGCCCGAGCTGCTGGCTTATTTCCTCAACAACGTGGGCGTGCCGGGCCATTCGGGCTTCGTGCCGTCGTCGCTGCCGTCGTTTAGCCAGCAGGCGGTGCCGGGCTACACGTATCAGCCCGAAAAAGCCCGCCAGTTGCTGCGCGAGGCCGGTTACGGGCCCGGCAAACCGCTGCGCCTGCGCCTGAGCACCGTGGCCGACACCAAAGAAATAAGCGAGTACCTCCAGAAGAAGTGGGCCGAAGTGGGCGTGCAGGTGCAAATCGACGTGAACCAATCGGCGGCGCACCAGGAGATGGTGGACAACGGCCGGGCGGCGTTTTTTACCAAGTCGTGGCTCGGCGACTACCCCGATGCCGAGAACTACCTCGCCTTGTTTTACAGCGCTAACTTCTCGCCGGCCGGCCCCAACAAAACCCATTACAAAAACCCCGAATACGACCGCCTCTACGAGCAAGCCAAGCTGGAGCGCGACGACCGCCGCCGCTGGGAGCTGTACCAGGCCATGGACCGCCTGGTGGTGCGCGATGTGCCCGTTATTCCGCTGTACTACGACCAGGTGGTGCGCCTCACGCAAAACAACGTGCATGGCCTCACACCCAACCCCATGAACCAGCTGGTGCTGGAGCGCGTCTGGAAAGACTGA
- a CDS encoding DUF6438 domain-containing protein: MPTAPPVESSPQVPTGPTTRLPIEQEPRVEPAPVPQSNAPVLVFSKRPCLGRCPHFEASIFADGRVQYVGYQHVVKMGAHELRLAPEVVAAMLNQANAIQFRSLNEQYLSGASDMPSTFLTLNEPGKPGKTVQVETEAPAQLMSLLNFIESEIGRLTGEAATN, encoded by the coding sequence ATGCCCACCGCTCCGCCCGTTGAAAGCAGCCCCCAGGTGCCCACCGGCCCCACCACGCGCCTGCCCATCGAGCAGGAGCCGCGGGTTGAGCCGGCACCCGTGCCCCAGAGCAATGCGCCGGTGCTCGTGTTCAGCAAAAGGCCTTGCCTGGGCAGGTGCCCGCACTTCGAGGCCAGTATTTTTGCCGATGGCCGCGTGCAGTACGTTGGTTACCAGCACGTAGTGAAAATGGGTGCCCACGAGTTGCGGCTTGCTCCGGAGGTAGTGGCCGCAATGCTCAATCAGGCCAATGCCATTCAGTTCCGAAGCCTGAACGAGCAGTACCTGAGCGGCGCATCGGATATGCCCTCCACCTTCCTGACGCTCAACGAGCCGGGGAAGCCCGGTAAAACCGTGCAGGTCGAAACCGAAGCGCCTGCGCAGCTGATGAGCTTGCTAAACTTCATCGAAAGCGAAATAGGGCGGCTCACGGGCGAGGCGGCCACAAACTAG
- the gntA gene encoding guanitoxin biosynthesis heme-dependent pre-guanitoxin N-hydroxylase GntA produces the protein MSHAESQAISREYLSFINNKDFPCVAAKTALTWNQLHCYVVDHLACPKDDADILQFVYDFVDAYRQSDKLYHSAAVVFKGPEEISEAMFEQLFWQRLQSLSNLDARRYGYDPRVVADPASPDFSFSLKEEAFFVIGLHPGSTRAARRFKYPTMVFNAHQQFEQLRENGRYEYLQKTIRKRDEAFSGSVNPMLANFGEASEAHQYTGSLHDESWKCPFLSQHGRTDRNTAA, from the coding sequence ATGTCTCATGCAGAAAGCCAGGCAATATCAAGGGAATACCTCTCGTTTATCAATAACAAAGATTTCCCTTGCGTTGCGGCCAAAACGGCCCTTACCTGGAATCAACTCCATTGCTACGTTGTCGACCACTTGGCTTGCCCCAAGGACGATGCCGACATCCTGCAGTTTGTATACGATTTCGTAGATGCCTACCGCCAGTCGGATAAGCTGTACCACAGCGCCGCCGTGGTGTTCAAAGGCCCCGAAGAAATAAGCGAGGCCATGTTCGAGCAGCTGTTCTGGCAACGGCTGCAGTCGCTCTCCAACCTCGATGCCCGCCGCTACGGCTACGACCCCAGGGTGGTGGCCGACCCAGCCTCGCCCGACTTCAGCTTTAGCCTGAAAGAAGAAGCGTTTTTCGTGATAGGCCTGCACCCGGGCAGCACCCGCGCCGCGCGGCGCTTTAAGTACCCCACCATGGTGTTTAACGCGCACCAGCAGTTTGAGCAACTGCGCGAAAACGGCCGCTACGAATACCTGCAGAAAACCATCCGGAAGCGCGACGAAGCTTTCTCGGGCTCCGTAAACCCCATGCTGGCCAACTTCGGCGAGGCCTCCGAAGCGCATCAGTACACCGGCAGCCTGCACGACGAATCCTGGAAATGCCCCTTTTTAAGCCAACATGGACGAACTGACCGTAATACCGCCGCGTAG
- a CDS encoding urea carboxylase-associated family protein, translating into MDELTVIPPRSGAAFELRKGQRLRVVDLQGEQVSDFVCYNRHDPNEYLSSGRTIDYAETIFLTTGHPFYSNRSNVMFELVEDTVGRHDFLLTPCSADTFRIIYGHEHPHRGCFGNLCEALQPYGISPDSIPICFNIFMHVTVDGETGKVGVLPPKSRAGDYVVIEAKMDLIVGMTACSAEMSNNYAFKPIGYQIEG; encoded by the coding sequence ATGGACGAACTGACCGTAATACCGCCGCGTAGCGGTGCCGCCTTCGAGCTGCGCAAGGGCCAACGCTTGCGCGTGGTTGATTTGCAGGGCGAGCAGGTATCGGATTTTGTGTGCTACAACCGGCACGACCCCAACGAGTACCTCTCGTCGGGCCGCACGATTGACTACGCCGAAACCATCTTCCTGACCACCGGGCATCCGTTTTACTCGAACCGCAGCAACGTAATGTTCGAGCTGGTGGAGGACACCGTGGGCCGGCACGATTTCCTGCTCACGCCGTGCTCGGCCGATACGTTTCGCATTATTTACGGGCACGAGCACCCGCACCGCGGCTGCTTCGGTAACCTCTGCGAGGCGCTGCAGCCCTACGGCATCAGCCCCGACAGCATCCCGATTTGCTTCAACATCTTCATGCACGTAACCGTGGACGGCGAGACGGGCAAGGTGGGCGTGCTGCCCCCCAAAAGCCGCGCCGGCGACTACGTAGTAATTGAAGCCAAGATGGACCTGATTGTGGGCATGACGGCCTGCTCGGCCGAAATGTCGAACAACTACGCCTTCAAGCCCATCGGCTACCAAATAGAAGGCTAA